The following nucleotide sequence is from Paenibacillus andongensis.
TGGAGATGGGCGCATTTTCAGTTAAAGATAAAAAAGTGATAAAAGAGCGTATGGAACAGTCATTCGATTACTTTCCACGTTTGAGAGAACGCTTGCACCAAGCGGGTGGCACCATGAGCGGCGGCGAACAACAAATGCTTGCCATAGCCCGTGCACTCATGATGAAACCTAAGCTATTGCTGCTCGATGAACCATCGATGGGATTGGCCCCCGTCATCGTGGATCAAATCTTTGAAATCATTCAGGAGATGAACCGAATAGGGATGACGATTCTGCTCGTAGAACAAAACGCATACCAAGCGCTGCAAATCGCCCATCGCGGTTATGTCATACAGACCGGTGAAATTATTCTGGAGGATGACGCAAAAACATTGCTTGTCAACGATCAAGTAAAAGAAGCATATCTAGCAGGATGAAACCATTTCTTCCGATGCTTTACGGCATAATGGCATCATTTTTTTTCTCCTTCTCTTTCATCATGAACCGGTCCATGGAGCTGTCCGGCGGATACTGGGTATGGAGCGCTTCGCTTCGTTATCTGTTCATGTTTCCTATCCTATTGTTGATTGTCTGGATTAGGGGAAATCTCCGGGCCTTGCTTTTTGATATGAGAAAGCAGTTAGGGGTATGGATGGGCTGGAGCATGGTCGGATTCGGATTATTTTATGTGCCGCTGTGTTTTTCCGCTGCCTACGGTCCTGGGTGGTTGATTGCGGCTACCTGGCAGGTAACCATTATTGCGGGTTCATTAATTGCTCCATTATTCAGCAAGGTAATAGTAACAAAGGGTGGGCCTATTAGGATAAAGGAAAAAACCCCGTTAAGAGGTCTGTTGATTTCTCTCATCATCTTATTTGGGGTAATTGTTATACAGACGGATCATGACGGCCACCTCTCCATAAAAGACGCGCTTTTAGGCGTGGTGCCTGTTCTTCTAGCAGCTTTTGCTTATCCGCTTGGCAATCGTAAGATGATGGAGATTTGCGGAGAACGGCTGGATACCTACCAGCGTGTTCTTGGCATGACACTGGCCAGCCTTCCATTATGGATATTGCTTTCTCTCTGTGCTTTGGTTCATGCTGGCGTACCGAGCGCAGGGCAAATCGGCCAATCTGCTCTAGTAGCCGTTTGTTCGGGAGTCGTTGCAACAGTTCTTTTTTTCAAAGCGACAGAAATGGTAAAAAGATCCGCACATCAACTGGCTGCTGTAGAAGCGACTCAAGCCGGAGAAATCATTTTTACAGTCATTGGCGAATTAGTGATACTCGATGCGGCATTTCCTTCTAGTCTGTCTTGGACAGGTATTATTTGTGTCGTAACCGGGATGATCGTTCATAGTTTAATGTCTAAGGAAGGTAAATAGATTCAAATGAAATGGAGAACGATTCTCCATTTTTTGTGAATTAACGAAAGTATTAGTTTTCGGGATAGAAAAGAGTTCAGTTGTTCGAAAGCATTAAAAAACAAGTGATCACTCTGGGGTAAACATAATTACTTGTGATAAAAAAGATTTAAGTATTTCGGGTTAGCTGACTAAATTTAACGCAGAACTTTAGTGGAGGAGCTGCTATGTGTGTATAGCAGCTCTTTTTTTGTTTGTTGAAGTAACGGAGGAGAGTTGAATAAATTATAGCAACTACTTCCCTTAAATTACGTCTATTTTGATGACTGAATTTTATTTGAACAATCTAATTGCAAGAACAGTTTAAAGGAAAAGGGTCAGCGTGATTACAATGATATTGAGAAAGTACCTCTTTATTATAATTGCCGTACTACTATTAGCCATAGGATTATTACTATACAAAGTTGAAACTATTGTGCCATCTACAATGAAATTTGCTGATTTTGGAGGTGCAAATACTTTTTACTTTTATGAAAGTGATATTTATTACAAGAACCAAGCACTCTTACAGAGATACTTTGAACTAAATAAGGATAAAAATGTTGAAATAATTTCCATTAAAGAAGCAGATTCAGCTAATAAGACAATTAGATTTGCCTATAATTCTGATAAGGGTAGAGACTTATTTGTTGATGATAAAGGAAGGATATTTTTTGTTGTATCCAAGCCAGAAATACGAAACAAATCAAGACTTCATTGGCTTTGGTGGAAGTTAGATGTATTTGATAATTACAATTATATTTATTATTGCACTGACCCAGACAGTGGTATTGAGCAATTAGTAAATCTAATCAAAAATGATATAGGAACAAACAGGTAACATTAGGTGACTTTTTTGTTGCAGTTACCTCTTTTAATTTTCTAACGGGAAACGATAGCGGAATACAGACCACATCGAGGCAGCTGGAAATCAACCGGCTGCCTTTTCTACGCTAATGAGCAGGATAATTTCAAGGCTTTTGCATTTACAAACATAGCATTTCACTGGTAATATTAAACAAATGCGATGATGTGAAGAGTAAACAAGGCGTACTTTTACAGAGAG
It contains:
- a CDS encoding ABC transporter ATP-binding protein; translation: MSLLQLQEVHAYYGGIQALRGISLHVNEGEIVTLIGCNGAGKSTTLKSICGQVKTEGSILFDRRNISAWPPHQTAMEGIAHVPEGRRIFPKLTVKENLEMGAFSVKDKKVIKERMEQSFDYFPRLRERLHQAGGTMSGGEQQMLAIARALMMKPKLLLLDEPSMGLAPVIVDQIFEIIQEMNRIGMTILLVEQNAYQALQIAHRGYVIQTGEIILEDDAKTLLVNDQVKEAYLAG
- a CDS encoding DMT family transporter, giving the protein MKPFLPMLYGIMASFFFSFSFIMNRSMELSGGYWVWSASLRYLFMFPILLLIVWIRGNLRALLFDMRKQLGVWMGWSMVGFGLFYVPLCFSAAYGPGWLIAATWQVTIIAGSLIAPLFSKVIVTKGGPIRIKEKTPLRGLLISLIILFGVIVIQTDHDGHLSIKDALLGVVPVLLAAFAYPLGNRKMMEICGERLDTYQRVLGMTLASLPLWILLSLCALVHAGVPSAGQIGQSALVAVCSGVVATVLFFKATEMVKRSAHQLAAVEATQAGEIIFTVIGELVILDAAFPSSLSWTGIICVVTGMIVHSLMSKEGK